Proteins encoded together in one Panthera uncia isolate 11264 chromosome A2, Puncia_PCG_1.0, whole genome shotgun sequence window:
- the LOC125930568 gene encoding LOW QUALITY PROTEIN: putative gustatory receptor clone PTE01 (The sequence of the model RefSeq protein was modified relative to this genomic sequence to represent the inferred CDS: inserted 1 base in 1 codon), whose amino-acid sequence MPIDLFTFPNLLFFFKRCPRYIEPQNLTRVSEFFLTGLSDDLELQPLLFGLFLSMYLVSVLGNLLIVLAVSSDPHLHTPMYFFLSNLSLADIGFTSTTIPKMIVDIQTQSRVISYVGCLTQMSFFMLFGCLDSLLLAATAYDRFVAICHPLRYLVIMNPRLCGLLVLASLFISVLVSQMHNSIVLQLTYFKDVEISHFFCDPSQLLNLACSDXFTNNVVMYFVGAISGFLPISGIFFSYYKIVSSILRIPSTGGKYKAFSTCGSHLSVVCLFYGTGLGVYLSSAVSTSPRKGAVASVVYTVVTPMLNPFIYSLRNRDIQRAMQRLLSKII is encoded by the exons AAGGTACATAGAACCACAAAATCTAACAAGGGTTTCAGAATTCTTCCTCACGGGACTCTCAGATGATCTAGAACTGCAGCCCCTCCTTTTTGGGCTGTTCCTGTCTATGTACCTGGTCAGCGTACTCGGGAACCTGCTCATCGTCCTGGCTGTCAGCTCTgacccccacctccacacccccatgtacttttTCCTCTCCAACCTGTCATTGGCTGACATCGGTTTCACCTCTACTACCATCCCCAAGATGATTGTGGACATCCAAACTCAGAGCAGAGTCATCTCGTATGTGGGCTGCCTGACTCAGAtgtctttttttatgctttttggatGTTTGGATAGTCTCCTCCTGGCTGCAACGGCATATGACCGGTTTGTGGCAATCTGTCACCCCCTGCGCTACTTGGTCATCATGAACCCTCGCCTCTGTGGCTTGTTGGTTTTGGCATCACTTTTCATCAGCGTTTTGGTCTCCCAGATGCACAATTCGATCGTGTTACAACTTACCTACTTCAAGGATGTggaaatttctcatttcttctgtgaCCCTTCTCAACTCCTCAACCTTGCCTGCTCTG ACTTCACCAATAACGTAGTCATGTATTTTGTTGGTGCCATCTCTGGCTTTCTCCCTATCTCAGGGATCTTTTTCTCTTACTATAAAattgtttcttccattttgagaATCCCATCAACAGGTGGGAAGTACAAAGCCTTCTCCACCTGTGGCTCTCACCTGTCagttgtttgcttattttatggAACAGGACTCGGGGTGTATCTCAGTTCGGCTGTGTCAACTTCTCCCAGGAAGGGTGCAGTGGCCTCGGTGGTGTATACTGTGGTCACTCCCATGTTGAACCCTttcatctacagcctgaggaacagGGACATCCAAAGGGCCATGCAGAGGCTCCTCAGCAAAATAATCTAA